From one Plasmodium chabaudi chabaudi strain AS genome assembly, chromosome: 4 genomic stretch:
- a CDS encoding coatomer subunit beta, putative has product MPLNLDIKKKLNSRIGKVKCVDIHESEPWILAALYNGKLIIFDYSNQNTIKNIEVSGYPLRCAKFIEKKQWIICTGDDMTIRVYNYNTFEKIISFEGHSDYIRYIEVHQTLPYILTCSDDMTIKLYDYENNFEKLCSFENHIHYVMMCKFNPKDTYIFASASLDKTIKIWGVQNNMPVVTKPHFTLTGHTKGVNCIDYSSSGETSYIISGSDDKTIRVWDYHTKQCIQVLSGHTQNVSCLIYHSNLPIIISSSEDCNVKIWNSSMYKLESTLNYNMDKCWSICAKKTKNDLCIGYDEGLVVIQMGSDKPIYTMFKNKIIYIKNADIFIINLQNINNDDNYNDGDIYKVNKKELGNCDFYPTNASFHPSGRFVCVSGHHEFNIYTSQVLRNKAYGKSPFFVWANNGDYAIKDEGNKIVIYKDFTVCHSFQTPYPITELFGGYLLGVKSNNFICFYDWNYYNMVRKIDINVKNVYWNEAGTYIAISTEESVYILSYNKNDEGSSKDMKGIQTSMNSVEGNNNMDENNFELESEITESIESGIWIYDSFLYVSKNLRLYIYTKKFNDIYVYIDKYLYICGYVYEFDRIFLLDKNYNFYSFYIPIVYLQYQKYIINKDFESADNLLSSIPESLHNKLSLFLEKMGYKNKALTICTDMEKKFELALSIGNLQLCIEIIKNIESKEDKATIQNKYKVLGDTALVYNDIPMAIHCYKKTNDCSSLLIILSTLGDKMGIEELGQMCLKSKKYNIAFICYFLLHKISKCVEILLTSNNYAYAAYFARVYKPSLLPDILLKWKECLNKTYQTPPISLLTPDENPEYFPNYELAIKCESIFEKTKTLGTTQNYTTLKNLIDINIIDEINEIGYEKVEDIFVKQFNDELEKDVKNLDMISSLSSVQKKETEIKSIDQSQDQNISENKMDNNSSNLKREPFSDENNDVPFSSSQEIHQNSGDNLENLNNIDENISFEMPGESFDSMNDKADKELE; this is encoded by the coding sequence ATGCCTCTTAATTTagatataaagaaaaaattaaactcTCGAATTGGTAAGGTAAAATGCGTTGATATACATGAGAGCGAGCCATGGATCCTTGCGGCTCTGTATAATGGGAAGCTAATTATATTTGACTACTCCAACCAGAATacgataaaaaatatagaggTTTCTGGGTACCCATTACGTTGTGCAaaatttatagaaaaaaaacaatggaTAATATGTACAGGAGATGATATGACAATAAGggtttataattataatacattTGAGAAGATCATATCATTTGAAGGACATAGTGATTATATAAGATATATTGAAGTTCATCAAACGTtaccatatatattaacatgTTCCGATGATATgacaataaaattatatgactATGAAAATAACTTTGAGAAATTATGCTCCTTTGAAAATCATATTCATTATGTAATGATGTGTAAATTTAATCCTAAAgatacttatatttttgcatCCGCTTCTTTAGATaaaactataaaaatatggggTGTACAGAATAATATGCCAGTCGTTACTAAACCTCATTTTACCTTAACAGGTCATACAAAAGGTGTAAATTGTATTGACTATTCATCGAGCGGTGAAACATCATACATTATCAGTGGTAGTGATGATAAAACAATACGTGTATGGGATTATCACACAAAACAATGTATACAAGTATTAAGTGGGCATACACAAAATGTATCATgtttaatttatcataGTAACTTGCctataattatttcttcGTCTGAAGATtgtaatgtaaaaatatggaataGTTCTATGTATAAATTAGAGAGtacattaaattataatatggaTAAATGTTGGTCTATATGTGcaaagaaaacaaaaaatgatttatgTATAGGATATGATGAAGGGTTAGTGGTTATTCAAATGGGATCAGATAAacctatatatacaatgtttaaaaataaaataatttatataaaaaatgctgatatatttattataaatttacaaaatataaataatgatgataattataatgatggtgatatatataaagtaaataaaaaggaattaGGAAATTGCGACTTCTATCCAACTAATGCTTCGTTTCATCCTAGCGGAAGATTTGTATGTGTTAGTGGTCATCatgaatttaatatatatacatctCAGGTGTTAAGAAATAAGGCATATGGAAAAAGCCCTTTTTTTGTATGGGCAAACAATGGGGATTATGCTATAAAGGATGAAGggaataaaattgttatttacAAAGATTTTACTGTATGTCATTCTTTTCAAACTCCTTATCCAATTACTGAGCTATTTGGAGGATACTTATTAGGAGTTAAATcgaataattttatttgtttttacgattggaattattataatatggtGAGAAAGATCGATATTAATGTAAAGAATGTATATTGGAATGAGGCAGGAACCTATATAGCAATATCTACCGAAGAAAGTGTGTACATACTTAGTTATAACAAAAACGATGAAGGATCTAGTAAAGATATGAAAGGTATACAAACAAGTATGAATAGTGTTGaaggaaataataatatggatGAAAACAATTTTGAACTTGAAAGTGAAATAACTGAATCTATAGAAAGTGGAATATGGATATATGatagttttttatatgtttcaaaaaatttaagattatatatatatacaaaaaaatttaatgatatatatgtatatatagataaatatttatatatctgtggatatgtatatgaatttgatagaatatttttattagataaaaattataatttttatagtttttatataccaatagtatatttacaatatcaaaaatatataataaataaggATTTTGAATCTGctgataatttattaagttCTATTCCGGAGTCTTTACATAATAAGTTAAGTTTATTCTTAGAGAAGATgggatataaaaataaggcTTTAACAATATGTACagatatggaaaaaaaatttgagtTAGCCTTATCAATTGGAAATTTACAGCTATGTatagaaattataaaaaatatagaaagtAAAGAAGATAAAGCAAcaattcaaaataaatataaagtaTTAGGAGATACAGCACTAgtatataatgatatacCAATGGCAATAcattgttataaaaaaacaaatgattGTTCctctttattaattatattatcaacaTTAGGAGACAAGATGGGTATTGAAGAGTTGGGACAAATGTgtttaaaaagtaaaaaatataatatagcatttatatgttattttttattacataaaataagtaaatgcgttgaaatattattaacaagTAATAACTATGCATATGCTGCATATTTTGCAAGAGTATATAAACCATCTTTATTACCCgacatattattaaaatggaaagaatgtttaaataaaacatatcaAACACCTcctatttcattattaacaCCTGATGAAAATCCTGAATATTTTCCTAATTATGAACTAGCTATAAAATGTGAATccatttttgaaaaaacaaaaaccCTTGGTACTAcacaaaattatacaacattaaaaaatttgattgatataaatattatagatgaaataaatgaaattggTTATGAAAAAGTCGAAGATATCTTTGTCAAACAATTTAATGATGAACTTGAAAAGgatgtaaaaaatttggaTATGATCAGTTCATTGAGTTCGGttcagaaaaaagaaacagaAATAAAATCGATCGATCAAAGTCAAGATCAGAACATTTCagaaaacaaaatggaTAACAATTCTTCTAATTTAAAACGAGAACCATTTAGCGacgaaaataatgatgtgCCATTTTCAAGTTCACAAGAAATACATCAAAATAGCGGTgataatttagaaaatttaaataatatcgATGAAAATATCAGCTTTGAAATGCCAGGTGAATCGTTCGATTCGATGAATGATAAAGCGGATAAAGAATTGGAATAA
- a CDS encoding autophagy-related protein 3, putative — protein sequence MSDQSNVIYKIGDTYRKVYSYFKPITNSSTFTKHGTLTPAEFVDAGDFLTHKFKTWEWREADESRAVPYLPEKKQFLISRNVPCKHRIKDLNNILHNLDLIDNEWIYPNYEEENNNADIYEYIHPPDLAAKTQNKEEMISQIEKDDDDEDVIDINNFDMENDIIKEYDPAAIDPSRMHFETFGSDNIINIRSYDVSITYDKYYETPRIWLFGYNENRHPLKSEEIFEDILSDYSYKTVTYESHPCTGIMTASIHPCKHAEIMLNVINNWIAEGKEPRHDLYLLFLLKFISGVIPTIEYDFTTDIEIPSLVKK from the exons ATGAGTGACCAATCAAATGtgatatacaaaatagGGGATACATATCGTAAGGTATATTCGTATTTTAAGCCGATCACCAATTCTTCAACTTTTACTAAACACG gaACACTAACGCCAGCTGAATTTGTAGACGCGGGTGACTTTTTAACGCACAAGTTTAAAACATGGGAATG GAGGGAAGCTGATGAGAGTAGAGCAGTTCCGTACCTCCCGGAGAAAAAACAATTCCTTATAAGTCGAAATGTTCCATGCAAGCATCGAATTAaagatttaaataatatccTCCACAATTTG gaCCTTATTGATAATGAGTGGATATATCCAAACtatgaagaagaaaataataatgctgATATTTACGAAT ACATACATCCCCCCGATTTAGCAGCAAAGACTCAGAACAAGGAAGAGATG ATTTCTCAAATTGAAAAAGATGACGATGATGAAGATGTTATTGACATAAATAACTTTGATATGGAAAACGATATTATTAAa gAATATGACCCTGCTGCTATTGACCCCTCTAGGATGCATTTCGAAACATTTGGAAGTGaca atattataaatatacggTCCTATGATGTTAGCATAActtatgataaatattatgaaactCCTCGAATATGGTTATTTGGATATAATGAG AACAGACACCCTTTAAAATCGGAGGAAATTTTTGAAGACATATTATCGGACTATAGTTACAAAACGGTTACG tatGAATCTCATCCTTGTACAGGGATAATGACAGCGTCTATCCATCCTTGCAA gcATGCCGAAATAATGTTAAATGTGATAAACAATTGGATAGCCGAGGGAAAGGAACCAAG acatgatttatatttgctTTTTCTTTTGAAATTTATATCGGGAGTGATCCCCACGATCGAGTATGATTTTACAACGGACATTGAAATTCCAAGCTTGGTAAAAAAGTAg
- a CDS encoding WD repeat-containing protein 66, putative, whose protein sequence is MKGENAPDESINLKFCYGINKSFSSVHVVKKVNESKQNDVLIIYSSDNNIVMLVEKRQIIFRGHFNEITNLVKSYNNEYIVSCDKGLNSSIILWKISNNTLAPIKKFELTNSQNDEVDKNILQTNSEQNSSPYTNKIQVKNNQVKENKNHGIGYECIDISFDNAYICALTERKIYNKKNTEHGQAEISHLNKNYDHAIQNDENKKCVYFQEVIVFDVNGGEKNKIVCRDKIFGKDKQNKIRFSNKYEIVTNSCSKLYIYNFDIKKKKISHYSPSLYKSNKIHEQLIFTETSFVQDSSTLLTGTTNGYLIIWDYSTIFINKTKNTIKQREYQKSLEIKKNVSINNIISYGNFIILGLDDGTVQIFDKQLKCYAWFKNQEIGAIKSISFEYSNFEEDFFSWNSFILFTDQNIIKQIYPNNFNTWDDFYTHSNGIQNNVEAGKSHQSAVAQNDTSKIAKKNDEDKILLQFNSTRINCICINPLCNESIIYIGNTNGLIEVFDFDKNVTINSIFLQDKEITSMVFSNNGEILSVGSKCGYIYLIKKNNFEIFFTSKDMKYEIAFLYFSHDDKLLVSSSANGNIVIYKNNNNNTTTDFNSDEKSDWKFAYKIISNNDNILTDLKIVKNNNGEYIIAAITDNRHLVFYNYNFSENTVSISYISIEQVHTPTCISPTLYFYNRQILCICNDKRNIRFFDIETKKIIKTVFLPFKNQDVKHFIHITDSPLQNEVTPNEDNKPDMNSLPEYLYLEQIKHDFHKNQIFMLSLNEKMIVFTTSPIDSNCFRYIGIIVCSGNIKSIIYKNQNVIILSKNKIFYFNINTQTLKKYIESQSNTMQIFIEQLGGEKSKIYNQIVDSFYYCEIQKKKFQNKNEKHDIKKILNILSIEYIFASINIFLSKFEIQNIIQEYHFYYKYVIPLLNKNNILTGHNNIQQNYEQFINHSIEMGNLTLLNYKSNDDILLQNIYFVKPTPKYANRIFLFFQFTIVDKNCKETLIENKDDENKTDITTECENIFFNINAFIYTYFNFAIHEEINFEKIIQDIKNYYQKKNNKTTILCDDFLNILNNYGENMDPNEFKRIYQIFTENYDFLNEDEIFDFDILQNLVQ, encoded by the exons atgaaaggTGAAAATGCCCCGGACGAATCTATCAATTTGAAGTTTTGTTatggaataaataaatcatttaGTAGTGTACATGTAGTAAAGAAAGTAAATGAGAGCAAACAAAATGATGTCCTAATTATATACAGTTCAGATAACAATATTGTTATGCTTGTTGAAAAAAggcaaataatatttcgaGGCCATTTTAATGAAATTACAAATTTAGTTAAAAGTTATAATAACGAATATATCGTTTCTTGTGATAAAGGTCTTAATTcatcaattattttatggaaaatatCGAATAATACATTAGCtccaataaaaaaattcgaaCTCACTAATTCACAAAATGATGAAGtagacaaaaatatattacaaacAAATTCTGAACAAAATTCATCTCCTTATACTAATAAAATTcaagttaaaaataatcaagttaaagaaaataaaaatcatgGTATAGGATATGAATGTATTGATATAAGTTTTGATaatgcatacatatgtgCATTAACAgagagaaaaatatataataaaaaaaatactgaACATGGTCAGGCAGAAATAAgtcatttaaataaaaattatgaccATGCAAtacaaaatgatgaaaataaaaaatgtgtgtATTTTCAAGAGGTAATAGTCTTTGATGTTAATGGaggagaaaaaaataaaattgtttgtagagataaaatttttggaaaagataaacaaaataaaatacggTTTAGTAACAAATATGAAATTGTTACAAATAGTTgttcaaaattatatatttacaactttgatataaaaaaaaaaaaaattagccATTATAGCCCGTCTTTGtataaaagtaataaaatacatgaACAGTTAATATTTACTGAAACATCGTTTGTACAAGATTCTTCTACATTATTAACAGGCACAACTAATggatatttaattatatgggATTATAgtactatatttattaataaaacaaaaaatactatTAAACAAAGAGAATATCAAAAATCtttagaaataaaaaaaaatgtttctataaataatataataagctatggaaattttattatactaGGATTAGATGATGGTACAGTACAAATTTTTGATAAGCAACTAAAATGTTATGCATGGTTTAAAAATCAAGAAATAGGTGCAATAAAATCCATATCATTTGAATACTCAAATTTCGAAGaagattttttttcatggaACTCTTTTATTCTATTTACtgatcaaaatattattaaacaaatatatccaaataattttaatacttGGGATGATTTTTATACACATTCAAATGGAATTCAGAATAATGTAGAAGCTGGAAAATCTCATCAATCAGCAGTTGCTCAAAATGATACTTCAAAAATagcgaaaaaaaatgatgaagacAAAATATTACTCCAATTCAATAGTACCCGTATTAattgtatatgcataaatccTCTATGCAATGAAAGCATTATATACATTGGTAACACAAATGGGTTAATTGAAGTGTTtgattttgataaaaatgtaactatcaattcaatttttttacaagaCAAAGAAATTACTTCCATGGTTTTTAGCAATAACGGTGAAATTCTTTCTGTAGGATCGAAATgtggatatatatacttgataaaaaaaaataattttgaaatattttttactagtaaagatatgaaatatgaaattgcatttttatattttagccatgatgataaattattagtCTCAAGTTCAGCAAATGGAAATATTgtcatttataaaaataataataataatacaactACTGATTTTAATTCTGATGAAAAATCGGATTGGAAATttgcatataaaattattagcaataatgataatatactcactgatttaaaaattgttaaaaataataatggagAATATATTATAGCTGCTATTACAGATAATAGGCATTtagtattttataattataatttttctgaAAACACTGTCTCTATATCTTATATATCAATAGAGCAAGTACACACACCAACATGTATATCCCCAaccttatatttttataatagacaaattttatgtatatgtaatgataaaagaaatattcgtttttttgatatagaaacgaaaaaaataattaaaactGTATTTTTACCATTTAAAAATCAAGATGTTAAACATTTCATACATATTACAGATTCACCATTACAAAATGAGGTTACTCCAAATGAAGATAACAAACCTGATATGAATTCATTGCCtgaatatttatacctTGAGCAAATAAAACAcgattttcataaaaatcaaatttttatgcttagtcttaatgaaaaaatgattgTATTCACTACAAGCCCAATTGATTCAAATTGTTTTCGATATATTGGGATTATTGTGTGCAGtggtaatataaaaagtattatatataaaaatcaaaatgttattatattaagtaaaaataaaatattttactttaatattaatactcaaactttaaaaaaatatatagaatcTCAAAGCAATACAatgcaaatttttatagagCAATTAGGTGgtgaaaaaagtaaaatatacaatcaAATTGTAGACtcgttttattattgtgaaattcaaaaaaaaaaatttcaaaataaaaatgaaaaacatgatattaagaaaatattaaatattttatctattgaatatatttttgcttctataaatattttcttatctaaatttgaaatacaaaatataatacaagaatatcatttttattataaatatgtaattcCCCtcttaaataaaaataatatattaactggtcataataatatacaacaaaattatgaacagtTCATAAATCATTCAATTGAAATGGGAAATCTTACactattaaattataagtCAAATGACGATATTCTTCtccaaaatatatatttcgtTAAGCCTACCCCTAAATATG CCAATCGGatatttctcttttttcaatttaCTATAGTAGACAAAAACTGTAAAGAGACCCTTATTGAAAACAAAGacgatgaaaataaaacagaTATAACAACAGAatgtgaaaatatattttttaatattaatgcatttatatatacctattttaattttgcaattcatgaagaaataaattttgaaaaaattatacaagatataaaaaattattaccaaaaaaaaaataataagacaACTATTTTATGTgatgattttttaaatatattaaataactATGGAGAAAATATGGATCCAAATGAgtttaaaagaatatatcaaatttttacagaaaattatgatttCCTTAATGAGGATGAAATATTTgattttgatattttacaaaatttagttcaataa
- a CDS encoding high molecular weight rhoptry protein 3, putative: protein MPTNSLTKLFLASLSTFSVSQVWGKDYFSGSLNQNLTDILKCNFISYYNSKPGEPDPNAFLDFVGEPEQFYWFVENYLSVPFTVPQHLSSNSGHNWKSCLKKKWVYEFLKEYEEPEVSYLASVLDKEQRHYYKDTFGDKEPVAKYTIFEVKEFDSYCLLPPFVKTNIRSKNSKENLSFQMDKTDYQTYLEVPDNKYAAMKHLSTNMEYGEKQEIVKAIVESNNENSFQLICPSYYIKIHYNTECKPNSNILTCIDDYIKNTCIDAVKNDEDPTICDHLLNLFNSLKDFQIESFQKFLTADELQLTKPRGGWTHPLFHTYSRKDYSNPKMKILPDAFKEFSSENPIFFSFSAEIPEKYSYVDNVSIYFKLRNYSSSSVFDTFQNIFSVFKKKTPAIAPVSVKEVSQDIDNFEFKAPKKPIQCIGVKKSLDLSIDVDIFKVASVEKICSVIDKYALTEDSDFNKVPTEKKMKKLDKLKKGFHIDCILVSTYVEGYNLIRQFLNLENVLSLIRYTSLYTHKFLKSVTTLKEHFLYGQKNAIGYAKSCGSAVLYIPSVMYRRNLYVPETFLSLYLGLSNLVSSNPSSPFFEYSIIDFLITYFNKGTKKFLYYFISIISILHINRYYYEQIYCHHNNHFDTLKSKMIHPDIVKGIMKKLRSILNKPKYSKMMELYKKLESETLFNYDEMAKILFEFDEFAQNKDVQEKAQKTIDEEEKPEVNTLEEMANYNEEWLPKLTRPTIPHDPYDEPNPNIKFDENVRSDGNLTLADRDKELELSLFKYIGSLPADKTASTTEDHTASPTEDHAASTTEDHAASTTEDHAGSTTESQTDLAFDENVKPTDAEEMKTASKEHLNTLDTEDTNNDERRSSYTNEDDRSEISEPEFQHTAPEFYQDENL from the exons ATGCCAACGAATTCTTTGACAAAACTTTTTCTAGCTTCCCTTAGCACTTTTTCGGTTTCTCAAG TTTGGGGAAAGGACTATTTCTCAGGATCATTGAACCAAAATTTAACGGACATATTAAAATGCAATTTCATATCTTATTATAACTCCAAACCGGGTGAACCCGACCCAAAT GCATTTTTAGACTTTGTTGGAGAACCAGAGCAATTTTATTGGTTTGTTGAGAACTACTTATCTGTTCCTTTTACTGTCCCCCAACACTTGAGCTCCAACAGTGGTCATAACTGGAAAtcatgtttaaaaaaaaaatgggtgtatgaatttttaaagGAATATGAAGAGCCCGAAGTAAGTTATTTGGCAAGTGTTCTTGATAAGGAACAAAGGCATTATTACAAAGATACATTTGGAGATAAAGAACCAGTTGCTAagtatacaatttttgaaGTTAAAGAATTCGATTCATATTGTCTCCTCCCACCTTTcgttaaaacaaatataagaTCGAAAAATAGCaaagaaaatttatcatttcaGATGGACAAGACAGATTATCAAACATATTTAGAAGTGCctgataataaatatgcagcAATGAAACATTTATCCACAAATATGGAATATGGTGAAAAGCAAGAAATTGTAAAAGCAATAGTAGaatcaaataatgaaaatagttTTCAATTAATATGTCcttcatattatataaaaatccaTTATAATACAGAATGTAAACCAAACAGTAATATTTTGACGTGTATAGATGACTATATCAAGAATACATGTATAGATGCagttaaaaatgatgaggATCCAACCATATGTGATCacttattaaatttattcaatTCTTTAAAAGATTTTCAAATTGAAAGTTTccaaaaatttttaacagCAGATGAATTACAACTTACTAAACCCAGAGGAGGATGGACACATCCTTTATTTCATACTTATAGTAGAAAAGATTATTCAAATCCTAAAATGAAGATTTTACCAGATGCATTTAAAGAATTCAGCTCAGAAAATCCTATATTTTTCTCCTTTTCTGCTGAAATTCCTGAGAAATATAGTTATGTTGATAACgtttcaatatattttaaattgagGAATTATTCTTCATCTAGCGTTTTTg ATACAttccaaaatatattttctgtttttaaaaagaaaactcCCGCTATTGCTCCAGTTTCAG tTAAGGAAGTATCACAAGATATCGataattttgaatttaAAGCTCCTAAAAAGCCAA tTCAATGTATCGGCGTAAAGAAAAGTCTAGACCTTAGTATCGATGtagatatttttaaagtGGCAAGTGttgaaaaaatttgtaGTGTTATTGACAAATATGCTTTAACTGAAGATAGCGATTTCAACAAAGTTCCCAcagaaaagaaaatgaaaaaattagataaattaaaaaaaggattTCATATTGATTGTATATTGGTATCTACATATGTTGAAGGATATAATTTAATCagacaatttttaaatttagaaaatgttttatCTTTAATTAGATATACATcattatatacacataaatttttaaagagTGTAACAACATTAAAGGAGCACTTTTTATATGGccaaaaaaatgcaattgGATATGCAAAATCCTGTGGTTCTGCAGTTTTATATATCCCATCCGTTATGTATAGAAGAAACTTATATGTTCCagaaacatttttatcattatatttaggATTATCAAATTTAGTATCATCAAATCCATCTAGtccattttttgaatattctATAATTGACTTTTTAATTACCTATTTCAACAAAGGAACCAAAAAATTCTTATATTACTTTATTTCAATAATTTCTATACTTCACATTAATCGTTATTACTATGAGCAAATTTACTGCCATCATAATAACCACTTTGATACATTGAAATCAAAAATGATTCATCCTGATATAGTTAAAGGCATTATGAAAAAACTCAGATCGATATTAAACAAGCCAAAATACTCCAAAATGAtggaattatataaaaagctTGAAAGTGAAACATTATTCAACTATGACGAAA TGgccaaaatattattcgaATTCGACGAATTTgcacaaaataaagatgTACAAGAAAAGGCCCAGAAAACGATTGATGAGGAAGAAAAACCTGAAGTAAACACTCTTGAAGAAATGGCTAATTATAATGAAGAATGGCTTCCCAAATTGACTAGACCTACCATTCCACATGATCCATACGATGAACCAAATCCAAACATAAAATTCGATGAGAATGTAAGAAGTGATGGCAATTTAACTTTAGCTGATAGAGATAAAGAATTAGAATTAAgcttatttaaatatattggtAGCTTGCCTGCAGATAAAACTGCATCTACTACTGAAGATCACACCGCATCTCCTACTGAAGATCATGCTGCATCTACTACTGA